Within Cellulophaga sp. L1A9, the genomic segment ATCCCACTTCAGTCCTTTCCTGAATTTCATTTCAATACTAAACTTGTTTTCTACAAAGTCATGCGAGGCGGTTAATTCGCCTAGACCTACGTAGTCTAATAATTCCGGGTTGCCACTTTTGTACCCAAAAGGAATCCATCCTTTAATTCTTAAAATGGTTTTTGGGCCAATAGCCCTATTGTATTCAAGACTAAGTCTATTCCAGCTTCTGGAATAAATGCTATCTCTCCCGTTAGATTCATGTTCAAAATAAAGACTACCTATACCTCGTAATCTATCATTCTTATCAAAAAATGCCCTTCCTACTCCAATTGTAGGGTTAAAGTTTATTTCCTTAAAAGGATAAGAATCTTTATAAATGTCCCAAAATGCTTTTTGACTATACGTGAAGTATAAATAAGTATTCCAAGGCAAGATATCTTTTGTAATTATTTGTTTAAAGCTAACTTGATACTTTGCATTCGCAGTAGTACTATTTATTTCCTTGTTGGTGGGTACACCGGTTAGAAAGTAATTATCTTTATGAATGGTAAAAGAAGGCATTTGTTGTATGGTGTCCTTAAATTCTTGACGTGTTAAGGTTTGCCCTATGACCTGGTTAGAAAAGATACATATCATGGTTAATAATAGAACCATTGAGATGGAAAGATAAGGTGGCTTTTTATGCATGTTATTCGTGGTTGTTCTTTATAATTTTCGGAATATACCTTTTTAAGAAAGGCTAATAATTACTTTGCCTTTTGCGCTTCCTGTTGCCAAATATTCATAAGCTGCTATACCGTCTTCAATTGCATAGATAAGGTCAATTATAGGTTTAATAGTTTCATCTTCAACCATGGCTGCGATAATATCCAGCTGCTCAACATTAGGTTGCATCCAAGTTAATGCATATTGTGCAGATTTTTTTTCAATGAGATGAGACAGTCTTTCTGGTAATTGATAATCCTTTATCCCCATTTGCTTGGCAGTGTCCTTATCAGGAGGTCCCACTAGAGTGGTTACTTTTCCGCCTTCCTTGATAATATCAAAAGCATCAAAAGTGTAGTCCTTTCCTAAGGTATCAAAAACAATGTCTAAATTATTGGCAACTTCTTTATAGTCCTCAGTAGTATAATCAATTACGCGATCTGCACCCAAGGCTTTCACCCAATCCACATTCTTGGTACTGGTCGTGGTGTACACAATAGCTCCTTTTGCTTTTGCATACTGGATGGCAAAACTACCAACACCACCAGATCCTGCATGAATAAGAATCCTATCATTCTCTTTTAAACCAACACGTTCTAAGGCTTGTATTGCAGTTAGTCCTGTTAATGGTAATGCCGCGGCTTCTTCAAAGGACGCATTTTTTGGTTTCTTAGCAACAAGTTCGCTGGTAACGGCTACATATTCTGCAATAGTTCCCATCTGTTCTTGAGGTACTCTAGAGTATACTTCAGAACCAATTTCTAAATTATGAACCTCAGCTCCCTTTTCAACGACTACACCGCTTACATCGTAGCCAATGGTCGTTGGGAGTTTTAAGGAAATCATGTCTTTTAGATGTCCTTCAATAATTTTATAATCAATAGGGTTTAGTGAAGCCGCTTTAACTTCTATTAAAACATCTTTTGGTTTTATCTTAGGTTTTTCTATCTCATTTAGGGATAGTCCATCTTTAATTGTTCCGTATTTTATTATTTGTAATGCTTTCATAAGTTTATTTTTTTTTAGATGTTCTCCAAGATTGCCATGCACCTGAAGACCAAAGTGCCCACGCAATAAGAACAGGTTGAAATAGGAGTCTGATTAATCTTGCGCTATCAGAATTAAGAGCGCCAAAAGCATCTTTTCCATTTAGGTATTGAGAAATATTCCCTGGAAATACTAAAACAAAAAATAGTGCTAATACCCATCCAACTCTTGCTCGATGTTTTTTCCATAATAATAAACAGAGTCCCAATCCAATTTCTACAATACCGGATAATACCACCACCAAATCCTTAGAGATTGGAAGCCAGTCAGGAACTTGTGCCTGGAAATCTACCCGATTAAATGTTAAGTGGCTATAGCCCGCATAGAT encodes:
- a CDS encoding phospholipase A translates to MICIFSNQVIGQTLTRQEFKDTIQQMPSFTIHKDNYFLTGVPTNKEINSTTANAKYQVSFKQIITKDILPWNTYLYFTYSQKAFWDIYKDSYPFKEINFNPTIGVGRAFFDKNDRLRGIGSLYFEHESNGRDSIYSRSWNRLSLEYNRAIGPKTILRIKGWIPFGYKSGNPELLDYVGLGELTASHDFVENKFSIEMKFRKGLKWDTKGMIRTRFYYRPSKHKSNQYFMLEWYVGQAENLINYENFTSMIRLGYVIKADEFNFLKGRK
- a CDS encoding NADP-dependent oxidoreductase gives rise to the protein MKALQIIKYGTIKDGLSLNEIEKPKIKPKDVLIEVKAASLNPIDYKIIEGHLKDMISLKLPTTIGYDVSGVVVEKGAEVHNLEIGSEVYSRVPQEQMGTIAEYVAVTSELVAKKPKNASFEEAAALPLTGLTAIQALERVGLKENDRILIHAGSGGVGSFAIQYAKAKGAIVYTTTSTKNVDWVKALGADRVIDYTTEDYKEVANNLDIVFDTLGKDYTFDAFDIIKEGGKVTTLVGPPDKDTAKQMGIKDYQLPERLSHLIEKKSAQYALTWMQPNVEQLDIIAAMVEDETIKPIIDLIYAIEDGIAAYEYLATGSAKGKVIISLS
- a CDS encoding DoxX family membrane protein; translated protein: MKTTRTQNIFRILLALFMIYAGYSHLTFNRVDFQAQVPDWLPISKDLVVVLSGIVEIGLGLCLLLWKKHRARVGWVLALFFVLVFPGNISQYLNGKDAFGALNSDSARLIRLLFQPVLIAWALWSSGAWQSWRTSKKK